A region of Paenibacillus thiaminolyticus DNA encodes the following proteins:
- a CDS encoding MDR family MFS transporter, translated as MEHLSEKRKLTIMIAIMAAMFFSAINQTIIGVAMPRIIAKLGGMDYYTWAITIYLLTSTVATVLVGKLSDIYGRKPFILTGIALFMLGAFLCGFSADIFQLIAFRGIQGMGAGIIMSTAFTAVGDLYAPRERAKWMGIMSGVFGLSSVLGPPLGGYLVDHLDWRWVFWMFLPLGIIAFFMIISLFPKVERKVGESIDYWGSVFLTTTIVPLLLAFSWAGDGAGKYAWGSWQIIGLFSATLVSLIIFILVEMKVKSPVLPLSLFRNGIVTVSNLAGFVLNAGMMGAIIYVPFFVQGVKGISPTYSGYVTMPMSVVMILCTAFIGQFISKTGKYKKMAIGGLLIMTFGMVLLHFMTPDTAIYITIIYMCIVGLGLGISMPVFSLTIQNAVEPQQLGVATASSQLFRSLGGTIGIAVMGTVMNSHMTSKMTELGAASGAAGGQMQIDPKYAESLKEVMNPQTLLDQPKLESIINQLPPELQTMVDNLVHMVREALSYGVTSTFLTGAIVTAVAVILTFFLKEIPLRSAKDVKVKQGDHAGEARQQVIVNSKS; from the coding sequence ATGGAACATTTATCAGAAAAACGAAAACTAACGATCATGATCGCGATTATGGCTGCGATGTTCTTCTCGGCCATCAATCAGACGATCATCGGCGTTGCCATGCCGCGCATTATCGCGAAGCTTGGCGGGATGGACTATTATACATGGGCAATTACGATTTATCTGCTCACCTCGACGGTCGCTACCGTGCTGGTCGGCAAATTATCCGACATTTATGGGCGCAAGCCTTTTATTTTGACAGGTATAGCGCTCTTTATGCTGGGCGCATTCTTGTGCGGTTTTTCCGCTGATATTTTTCAATTGATTGCCTTCCGCGGCATCCAGGGGATGGGCGCCGGCATTATAATGTCTACCGCATTCACGGCGGTCGGCGATCTCTATGCGCCGCGTGAGCGGGCGAAATGGATGGGCATCATGAGCGGCGTGTTCGGCCTGTCCAGCGTACTGGGGCCTCCGCTTGGGGGCTATCTGGTCGACCATCTTGATTGGAGATGGGTATTCTGGATGTTCCTGCCGCTTGGCATTATCGCCTTCTTTATGATTATCTCCCTGTTCCCGAAAGTGGAGCGCAAAGTTGGAGAATCGATCGACTATTGGGGCTCGGTGTTCCTGACGACGACTATCGTACCGCTGTTGCTCGCCTTCTCCTGGGCGGGAGACGGCGCAGGCAAATATGCTTGGGGTTCATGGCAAATTATCGGCTTGTTCTCGGCTACCCTCGTTTCCCTCATTATTTTCATTTTGGTGGAAATGAAGGTTAAATCACCGGTGCTGCCGCTGTCGCTGTTCCGCAACGGCATCGTCACAGTCTCGAACCTGGCCGGATTCGTATTGAATGCCGGCATGATGGGCGCCATTATTTATGTTCCCTTCTTTGTGCAAGGGGTGAAGGGCATCTCCCCGACCTATTCGGGTTATGTCACTATGCCGATGTCTGTCGTTATGATTCTGTGTACGGCATTTATCGGACAGTTCATCTCGAAGACGGGAAAATATAAAAAGATGGCCATCGGCGGCCTGCTCATTATGACCTTCGGCATGGTGCTGCTGCACTTTATGACTCCGGATACAGCGATTTATATTACGATTATCTACATGTGCATCGTCGGTCTCGGTCTCGGGATCAGCATGCCTGTCTTCTCCCTGACGATTCAGAATGCGGTAGAGCCGCAGCAGCTCGGCGTGGCGACCGCATCGTCGCAGCTGTTCCGTTCCTTGGGCGGAACGATCGGAATCGCCGTGATGGGTACCGTCATGAACTCGCACATGACTAGCAAAATGACCGAACTTGGCGCGGCATCCGGCGCTGCTGGCGGACAAATGCAAATCGACCCGAAATACGCGGAGTCGCTCAAGGAAGTGATGAATCCGCAGACGCTGCTCGATCAGCCGAAGCTGGAAAGCATCATAAACCAGCTGCCGCCCGAGCTGCAGACGATGGTCGACAATCTCGTTCATATGGTGCGCGAAGCGCTTAGCTACGGCGTTACCAGCACCTTCCTGACGGGAGCAATCGTCACTGCGGTAGCCGTCATCCTCACCTTCTTCCTGAAGGAAATCCCGCTTCGCTCCGCGAAGGATGTCAAGGTGAAGCAAGGCGACCATGCAGGAGAAGCGAGACAGCAAGTCATCGTTAATTCCAAATCTTAA
- a CDS encoding DUF5316 domain-containing protein: MYIRILWGLIIIGVTGIYALVTGNLYHMFLINGFVGLGLWACAGLLSGTFRDHRYWQFNYTRNSEDDTRRQTSFSATLLLLGLPSVLASLLLYIFVYR; encoded by the coding sequence ATGTACATCCGCATCCTATGGGGATTGATCATCATAGGAGTTACGGGAATCTATGCGTTGGTTACGGGCAATCTGTACCACATGTTCCTCATCAACGGCTTCGTCGGTCTCGGACTATGGGCATGTGCCGGCTTGCTGTCCGGCACGTTCAGGGATCATCGCTATTGGCAATTCAATTACACCCGCAACTCGGAGGATGATACGCGCAGGCAGACAAGCTTCAGCGCTACGCTGCTCTTGCTCGGCCTGCCAAGCGTGCTTGCTTCGCTTCTCCTCTACATCTTCGTATATCGTTAA
- a CDS encoding TetR/AcrR family transcriptional regulator, translated as MRERLMQAALDLMSIQGLKFTMSDLAGEMGISKRTIYEHFSSKEELIGAIVDQSIDEVIQLEKGIYENPQWSSLEKLKRVLSIVPSGLKLSDQRLLAEMKRLAPHEWNKINNYLQEECGWSTVSNIIEEGIAAGEIRPVHVPSVVQMMIGASAALFEPEFLMRSSCTLQQAVALMAETMTLGLAAPASDAETPA; from the coding sequence ATGAGAGAACGGCTGATGCAAGCGGCCTTGGACTTGATGTCGATACAGGGACTCAAATTTACGATGAGTGATCTGGCCGGGGAGATGGGGATTAGCAAGCGAACCATTTATGAGCATTTCTCGTCGAAAGAGGAGTTGATCGGCGCGATTGTTGACCAATCGATCGATGAAGTTATCCAGCTTGAGAAAGGGATTTACGAGAATCCGCAGTGGAGCAGTCTGGAGAAGCTGAAGCGGGTGCTCTCCATCGTGCCGAGCGGGCTGAAGCTGAGCGATCAGCGGCTGCTGGCGGAGATGAAGCGGCTTGCTCCACATGAATGGAATAAAATCAACAATTATTTGCAGGAAGAATGCGGCTGGTCTACCGTGAGCAATATTATTGAAGAAGGCATTGCCGCCGGGGAAATACGGCCTGTCCATGTGCCGAGCGTCGTGCAGATGATGATCGGGGCTTCGGCCGCCTTGTTCGAGCCTGAATTTTTGATGCGGTCATCCTGTACGCTGCAGCAAGCGGTAGCCTTGATGGCAGAGACGATGACGCTGGGGCTGGCGGCTCCGGCAAGCGATGCAGAGACGCCCGCTTGA
- the leuD gene encoding 3-isopropylmalate dehydratase small subunit, whose amino-acid sequence MQPFTTMTGLVAPVDRVNVDTDAIIPKQFLKRIERSGFGQFLFYEWRFDEEGKEIPSFSLNQPQYDGASVLISRANFGCGSSREHAPWAILDYGFRCVIAPSFADIFYNNCFKNGILPIKLSEEQVEDLFQRTASHEGYKLHIDLEYKQLTDDYGLSCSFDLDEHRRQFLLQGLDDIGLTLQHEDAIAAYEAKHAERLAASAS is encoded by the coding sequence ATGCAACCATTTACAACGATGACGGGATTGGTGGCGCCGGTAGATCGCGTGAACGTAGATACGGACGCCATCATTCCTAAGCAATTTTTGAAGCGTATCGAGCGCAGCGGGTTCGGGCAATTTCTGTTTTACGAATGGCGTTTTGATGAGGAAGGGAAGGAAATTCCGTCTTTCTCGCTCAATCAGCCGCAGTACGACGGAGCGTCCGTATTGATCTCGCGAGCTAACTTCGGCTGCGGATCCTCGCGTGAGCACGCGCCGTGGGCGATTCTCGACTATGGATTCCGCTGTGTGATTGCTCCTTCCTTTGCGGATATTTTTTATAATAATTGTTTCAAGAACGGTATTCTTCCTATCAAGCTGTCGGAGGAGCAGGTGGAGGACCTGTTCCAGCGAACGGCGAGCCATGAAGGCTACAAGCTTCATATCGACCTGGAGTACAAACAGTTAACCGATGATTACGGCCTGTCCTGTTCGTTCGACCTCGATGAGCACCGCCGCCAATTTTTGCTTCAGGGACTCGATGATATCGGGTTGACCCTCCAGCATGAGGATGCGATTGCCGCGTATGAGGCGAAGCATGCCGAGCGCCTGGCCGCTTCCGCATCTTAA
- the leuC gene encoding 3-isopropylmalate dehydratase large subunit: protein MAAKKTMYEKIWDDHVIVQEEGKPGILYIDLHLVHEVTSPQAFEGLRMSGRKVRRPELTFATMDHNVPTKDRFNITDPISKQQIDTLSKNCEEFGVTLFDLNSIDQGVVHVMGPELGLTHPGKTIVCGDSHTSTHGAFGALAFGIGTSEVEHVLATQCLQQAKSKTMEVRFVGKRKPGVTAKDMILGFIAQYGTDFATGYVIEYTGEAIRELTMEERMTVCNMSIEAGARAGLIAPDETTFEYLRGRQYVPQGEAFDKAIERWKQLGTDEGASYDMVVEVDMDSLIPQVTWGTSPGMGTDITAAVPNPADFKTENERKAAEKALEYMGLTPGTQMTEIGIDYVFIGSCTNGRIEDLRAAAEVAKGHKVSGKVTAIVVPGSGRVKLQAEREGLDAVFKEAGFEWRDAGCSMCLAMNPDVLQPGQRCASTSNRNFEGRQGRGGRTHLVSPAMAAAAAIKGHFVDVRNWEFNSEVLN, encoded by the coding sequence ATGGCTGCTAAGAAAACGATGTATGAAAAAATTTGGGATGATCACGTTATCGTTCAAGAGGAAGGAAAGCCGGGGATCTTGTATATTGACCTGCACCTGGTGCATGAAGTCACATCGCCGCAGGCGTTCGAAGGGTTGCGCATGAGCGGCCGCAAGGTGCGCAGACCGGAATTGACGTTCGCGACGATGGACCACAACGTGCCAACGAAGGATCGCTTCAATATTACCGATCCGATCTCGAAGCAGCAGATCGACACACTGTCCAAAAACTGCGAGGAGTTCGGCGTGACGCTGTTCGATCTGAACAGCATCGATCAAGGGGTCGTGCACGTCATGGGCCCTGAGCTGGGCCTGACCCATCCGGGCAAGACGATTGTATGCGGAGACAGCCATACGTCCACTCACGGGGCGTTCGGAGCGCTCGCCTTCGGTATCGGCACAAGCGAGGTCGAGCATGTACTGGCTACCCAATGCCTGCAGCAAGCCAAATCGAAGACGATGGAAGTGCGCTTCGTCGGCAAACGGAAGCCGGGCGTCACGGCGAAGGACATGATTCTCGGGTTCATCGCGCAATACGGAACGGACTTCGCGACGGGCTATGTCATCGAATATACGGGAGAAGCGATTCGCGAGCTGACGATGGAAGAGCGGATGACGGTATGCAACATGTCGATTGAAGCGGGGGCGCGTGCCGGACTGATCGCGCCGGACGAGACGACATTCGAATATTTGCGCGGACGCCAGTATGTTCCTCAGGGCGAAGCGTTCGACAAGGCGATCGAACGCTGGAAGCAGCTTGGCACGGATGAAGGGGCCTCCTATGACATGGTCGTGGAAGTCGATATGGACAGCCTCATTCCACAGGTGACCTGGGGCACAAGCCCTGGCATGGGAACGGATATTACGGCTGCGGTGCCGAATCCGGCCGATTTCAAGACAGAGAATGAGCGCAAGGCCGCGGAGAAGGCGCTTGAATATATGGGGCTGACGCCGGGAACGCAGATGACCGAGATCGGCATCGATTATGTGTTCATCGGATCGTGCACGAACGGACGGATTGAAGATTTGCGCGCGGCCGCTGAAGTGGCCAAAGGGCATAAAGTAAGCGGCAAGGTCACCGCAATCGTCGTGCCTGGATCGGGCCGCGTCAAATTGCAGGCTGAGCGCGAAGGGCTGGACGCCGTGTTCAAGGAAGCAGGCTTCGAATGGCGTGACGCCGGATGCAGCATGTGCCTTGCGATGAATCCGGACGTATTGCAGCCGGGCCAACGCTGCGCGTCGACTTCGAACCGGAACTTCGAAGGACGCCAGGGCCGCGGAGGGCGCACCCACCTCGTCTCTCCAGCGATGGCAGCTGCCGCTGCCATTAAGGGGCATTTCGTCGATGTCCGCAATTGGGAATTCAACTCGGAAGTATTGAATTAG
- a CDS encoding LysR family transcriptional regulator — protein MEFRQLQYAVQIAQERNFSRAAEKLHIAQPSLSQQLSKLEKEIGVLLFRRTTNSVELTHAGEIFVERAQKIWDAMEQLKSEMADISQTKKGKVVIGTMPITGSHLLPHVLPSFHSIYPDIELVLVEDTSTSNLERMTAQGKNDLCLLSLPLTDPALTWEPLVDEEILLAVPSQHPLLPQGGAPAEEVPLASLQDEPFILLKRGQGFRQLTMDLCEQAGFRPNVVFESSNIETVQSLVAAGMGVALVPAFIARAPRIEFVPAYLPLAGRPARTLVIAYREGRYMSHAASAFMETLKNTVAKRFGGQAGTP, from the coding sequence ATGGAATTCCGGCAACTACAATATGCGGTGCAGATTGCGCAGGAACGCAATTTCTCGCGGGCAGCCGAGAAGCTGCATATCGCTCAGCCCTCGCTCAGCCAGCAGCTGTCCAAGCTGGAAAAGGAAATCGGCGTGCTGCTGTTCCGCCGCACCACCAACTCAGTCGAGCTCACGCATGCAGGCGAGATCTTCGTCGAGCGCGCTCAAAAAATATGGGATGCGATGGAGCAATTAAAAAGTGAAATGGCCGATATCAGCCAGACGAAAAAAGGCAAGGTCGTCATCGGGACGATGCCGATTACGGGCTCTCATTTGCTCCCGCATGTGCTTCCTTCGTTCCATTCTATCTACCCGGATATCGAGCTCGTGCTCGTGGAGGATACGTCTACGTCCAACCTGGAACGGATGACGGCTCAAGGAAAAAACGATCTTTGCCTGCTCTCGCTGCCGCTAACCGACCCGGCCCTGACCTGGGAGCCGCTCGTCGACGAGGAGATTCTGCTCGCCGTCCCCAGCCAGCATCCGCTCCTGCCCCAGGGCGGAGCTCCCGCCGAAGAGGTACCGCTCGCTTCCTTGCAGGACGAGCCGTTCATCCTCCTGAAGCGGGGACAGGGCTTCCGCCAGCTGACGATGGATCTGTGCGAGCAGGCCGGATTCCGGCCGAATGTCGTATTCGAGAGCAGCAATATCGAGACCGTGCAATCGCTCGTGGCCGCAGGAATGGGCGTTGCGCTCGTCCCCGCGTTCATCGCGCGGGCGCCGCGCATCGAATTCGTCCCCGCCTACCTGCCGCTAGCCGGACGCCCCGCGCGCACCCTCGTCATCGCCTACCGTGAAGGCCGTTATATGTCCCATGCGGCATCAGCGTTTATGGAGACCTTGAAGAATACGGTCGCCAAGCGATTCGGCGGGCAGGCCGGAACCCCTTAA